In Aurantimicrobium minutum, the DNA window AATGTTTTCTTAAACAGCGTTTTCAGAATTTTCATCCACACAACATAAATACATTTGCCTAGTAAGAGAGATCGCTTTTCGCTCACTGTGGATGAATTGCCAGAAACCTGAGTGTGCATGTCTAGCAGTGTGTCTACGCGTGGCACTGAAGCCGACAGCGGCTTAACCCATACGGTGAGAGAGTGAGTATTGTCTCCAACGTCCAAACGAAGAAACGCATACCGTTTTTACAACTTGCCAAAACGATTATTGCCACTCTTCTGGCGTGGTTTTTCGCGTTACTCGTTTATCCCGATGAGCAACCTATCTTTGCTGCAATTGCGGCCATCATCGTTGTGCAACCAAGCATCAATCAATCTTTGGGTAAAGCCATTGAACGAAGCACCGGGGTAGTACTCGGCGTCGCAGTTGCTTTAGGCGCAAGCCTGATTTTTGGATCTCACAGTTGGCTTGTTCTTGTCGCGGTTATTGCCGCGTTCATTGCTGGATGGTTATTCAAATTCACTCCGGGAACATCGAATCAAATTGCTATTAGCGCCATGCTTGTCATCGCTATCGGTTCTGCAACACCGGAATATGCGCTCGGCCGGATTGTTGAAACCATCATCGGTGCAACAATCGCGTTCATTGTGAATGCGGTTATTGTTCCCCCAGTTGCCCTAGAACCATCTCAAAAAGCAGTTTCTGAACTTGGTGCAAATATTGCAGAGGTCCTCGAAGATATTGGAAGTGTTCTGCGACGTTCAACAAGCTACGAAGTGCTCTCCAACATCAACACACGCGCACGTGAACTTCGGAATCAACTCAACGTTGCTCAGGCAACAATTCAAACTGCTCAAGAAAGCCTTCGATTTAATGTCATCAAAGGAAAACACGAGAAAGAACTTGATGCAGAACAGCAATTACTCTCTCAATTAGCCGTACTCGTCACCCGAACTATTGGTGTTGCTCGCGCAGTTCGCGACAACTATGACGAATCAGTCATTGCTGAACCTGGTATTGCCCAGATTGCTGAAGAGTTTATGCGTTCAGCTCATGATCTGCGCATGTTGGTTCGTGATGCTGGTCTTCCGGCACACAACCAATCACACCCAGCAACCAATGAACTACCCGCCTTAACCGAACCGATTAGACTCACTCCGCCTTCAGGAGCTAACTGGATATTGATTGGTTTCCTGATGGAAAACCTTCGGCGTATTCGCGACGAAATTATCGGTGTTTCGGACTAATTAATAGGTCACCCAGATGAGACATCGCTCATCACACGGTGGTATCCACGTCTTCGCTTCAGGATAAAGCTCTCTGCGGAGAGAAAGTACACGAGCTACAGATTCATCAAGCTGTTCTGCTGATACTGTTCCCGCATTCACAGCATTCGTTACAGCAGAAACAATTGTTCCAACATCAAAATTCACACTCGGGACATACAACAAGAGATCGTTTCCAGCCCGCAGCGCTTCAACTGCATTGGCAGCAGGGTCTGAATATTCTGGAATGCCCGAGCTTTCCAGCATGGTCATATCGTCGGTGATGATGACACCGTCGAACCCCATATCCTCCCGCAAAATCTGATGCCATCGTTGTGAAAGCGATGACGGAACTGAATCGATTGCTGGGAAAGATAAATGCCCAAACATCACTAGAGGGTTCCCTGCAGCAATCCCCATGGCAAAAGGAATTCCGTCGCTCTGTTTCCAAGACTCATAGTCAAGCGGTGATGATGGAATGCCAATGTGAGAGTCTCCTGGCGCACTCCCATGACCGGGAAAATGTTTGAGAGTACTGAGTACATAAGGATTCTCGGCAGTCACTGCAGCTTGTACACGATCACCGGCGCTCAGGCCGTCAGAGCCAAATGATCTTCCATATATGAAAGATGAACTGTCTCCAGAAACATCAGCAACAACGCCAAAGTTGAGATTGATACCAACCGACTTCAACAGTTGAGCTCGTGAGGTGAAAGCTTGAGCTGTTGCCTCAAGGGGTTCATTGCGAAGCACATCAGCGCCCGCATAAGTGTCATAGGGAAGTCGCGTTACTTCCCCTCCTTCTTCATCAATGCCGATGAGACGTGGAATTTCTGGATTACCTTGTATCGCTGCTGTGATGCCGGAAAGCTCTTCAGGGGTCGCAGGAATATTGCTTCCCATGAGGATGAATCCACCCAATTGTTGAGACTCAACAAATCCCTGAAGCGAGGTTACGTCAATACCGGGTTGGTTGATGATGAGTAGTGATCTGATTTTCTGCTCAAGAGACATCTCAGACATGGTCTCGTGAACATAAAACTCAACAGGGTCTTCACCCCACACAGTGGGCTGCGCTACAGGGGTAACTCGATAAAACGTAACCGGGTCAGCTTCGACAGCTTTTGGCTGAGGCCACGTCACAAAGATCCACACAATGAAGACAGACGCAACAAACACTCCAAGTATCGTCCACCGACGGCGTACTTGTTTGAGTGTTCCCACCCTGCGAGTTTAGCTAGGAGAGGGAGAGAAAAAGCTTTTCTAATTCAGCAACCGTAGGAGCATCTTTATCTGATTTATCTCCATTGGCTATGCAATCCTGCATTGCCTTGGCAATGATGGCAAAGCCTGCTTTATCAATCGCTCCGGAAACAGCAGAAAGTTGGGTGACAACCGCACGGCAGTCACCTCCTGCCTCGATTGCTGTAATAACAGCGGCGAGCTGACCTTGTGCTCTTTTGAGACGATTAACGATGGCACGCTGTTCTGCGGCAGTCACATCAGTCATTTTTGATCTCCAATCGAAGCTAAACCAGCTTTATAGGTGAGATATCCACCATTGAGGTTGAAAACCTCAATGCCTTCTTGAGCTAGAACACGTGCAGCGGTATGACCGCGCTGACCAACTTGGCAGTACACAACTACCCTGTGGCCTTTGAGCTCTTGAATGTGATCTCGTAGGACATCCAGGGGGTAGTTCACGGAACCAGCAATGTGTCCGTATTTGTGTTCACCCTCAGTGCGAACGTCAACAATGGTGAAACCTTGTTGTGAAAGTGATTCAATTTCATGCCATTCAACAACCTGCGTGAGTCCCTGTGCGATATTTCTGTTCACATACCCCAACATGTTGATGGGATCCTTGGCAGAACCATGTTGAGGGTCATAGGCCAATTCCAGTTGTGCCAGTTGAGAGGCTGTAATGCCGGCAAACATGGCTGTAGAAATGACGTCAATTCGCTTGTCAACGCCATTGCCACCAACTGCTTGTGCGCCAAGAATGAGATCAGTGTCAGGATCCACCATGAGCTTGAACCTCATTGTTTGAGCGCCCGGGTAATAAGCGGCATGGTCTGCCGGGTGCGTGTGAATAACGCGAACTTTACGCCCTGATGCTCGCAAAGCTTTCTCGCTCCAACCAACTGTGGCTGCAACCAAGCCATCAAAACTGACGATTGATGTACCCAAACTCGGTGTTGCAGAAATAGTGTCAGCACCAGCAATGGCATTGGCAACGGAGTGCCCATGCCTGTTGGCCAGACCAGCTAGGGTTGCAAGTCTTTCATCGCCACTGATGGCATCAATCTTTTCTGCAGCATCTCCAACAGCAAAAATGTGTGGGTCACTGGTGCGCTGCAGGTCATCAACCCAGATTCCGCCGTTGGCGCCAATTCGAAGACCCGCCTCCACCGCAAGTGTGATTTCAGGCTTAACTCCCATGGCAGAAAAAATCACATCTGCTGGGACAACTTCGCCTCCGACCAGTGTCACCGACGTGCGCTGGAATGATTCAACAGCTGAGCCCAAACGTAAATCAACACCTGCAACACGCACACGTTGAGCTATTGCAATCGCGAGTTCTGGATCGAGATAACTCAGAAGTTGCTTTCCCCGGTGTATCAGTGTCACGCTCATTCCGCGCTTGAGAAGATTTTCAGCAAGCTCTAAACCGATGAAACCTCCGCCGACAATAACTGCCGACTTGGGATTGGGATATAACCAGGCGATTGCTTTATCCATGTCCTCCACCGTGCGCATTGCAAGAATCCATTTTGAATCAGCACCTTCGGGCATCACAGCTGCTGCGCCAGGAGAGAGAACGAGAAAGTCATATTTCTCGACGTAAGTTACCTTCCACACCCGATCAAAGATTGTGACTGTTTTTGCTTCACGGTCAATAGAGAGCACTTCGTGACGTACCCGAACGTCTAAATTGAATCGGGCACCTAAGCTGACTGGATTTTGCAGAATCAGTAAAGAACGTTTTTCTATGGTGTCACTGAGATGGTAGGGCAAGCCACAGTTCGCATAGGAAACAAAGCCGCTTCGTTCCAGGACAACAATATTGGCTTTCTCATCAAGGCGGCGAAGACGTGTCGCCGCGGACATACCCCCGGCTACACCACCGATGACTACGATTTTGCGAGGCCGAGACATATCTTCAGTTTATACCCCCCTGGGGTATGTTTACTCCGTGTTACTTTCCATTTCTGAAAGCAGTTCCCTCACACGTGGAACAACCACTTCACCATAAAGGCGAATGCTTTCCATCAAATGCTCATGTGGCAGTGTGCCCAAACTGTATTTGAGGTCAAAGCGAGAGATTCCCAAACCATGAATACTCCGAGCAAGTTTGATAGCGACAGTTTCTGGTGACCCGGCGAAAAGAGCGCCTTCAGGACCGGCCTCATGTTCGAACTGTGCCCGCGAAAGCGGAGGCCACCCTCGTGTACGACCAATGCGCTCATGCATGGTTGCGTAGTGAGGGAACATGAGATTCTTAGCTTCTTCGTCAGTTGCGGCAATAAAGCCAGGTGAATGCTGTCCAATCGGCAGAGATGGCAATTTCAGTTGTGCCAATGCTTGGTGATAGAGATCAACATACGGTCTAAACCGCAGCGGGTCTCCCCCAATGATGGCAAGCATCAATGGAAGACCATATTGGGCCGCACGAACAACAGACTGGGGGCTGCCCCCGACTCCAATCCAGGTCTTGAGTTTGCCCGAAGCAGTCGGTGGAAAAACTTCTTGCTCGACTAAAGCAGGTCGTATTGTGCCTTCCCAAGAAACTGGGCCGCCATTGACCAAATGAGCAAACAGATCGAGCTTCTCTTCAAAGAGCTTTTCGTAATCCTGAAGGTTGTATCCAAATATCGGGAAAGACTCAGTAAACGAACCGCGGCCAACGATGACTTCGGCTCGGCCATGAGAAACAGCATCCAGAGTAGAAAACTTTTGAAAAACACGAATGGGGTCGTCTGAACTCAACACAGTAACTGCTGAACCCAAGTGAATATTTTTAGTTTGAGTAGCAATCGCCCCGAGAAGAACCTCCGGTGAAGAAACCGCGAAGTCAGATCTGTGATGCTCCCCTATCCCAAAAAAAATTCAAACCAATTTGATCTGCAAGTACTGCCTCGGCCGCAACATTTCGAAGAACTTGGTCATAAGGTACGGGATTACCCTCTAAATCGACGGTGACATCACCAAAAGTGTCCAAACCAAATTCCACGTTTTGTGTCACGATGATCCTCATTCTCAAAAGTATTTGCTACAAGTAACAAGTCAGACAGGCTTTGTTCTATTCCCCAACCTGTATCTATGCCAGACTAGACAACGTGATATCCAAAGACGGGTATCACTTTCCATTCACGACGGATCGTCCGGCACGTACCTGCCGGTGAAGGAGCAGTATTCATCATGGCTACAGTTACATTTGATAACGCCACTCGCCTCTACCCAGGGACAAACAAGCCCGCAGTAGACAACATCAATCTTGAGGTTGCTGACGGCGAATTCCTCGTTCTCGTTGGCCCTTCCGGCTGCGGAAAGTCAACGACTTTGCGTATGCTCGCAGGACTTGAAGAGGTAAACAGCGGTCGCATTCTCATCGGTGATCGTGACGTTACGGATATGCCTCCTAAAGACCGCGACATCGCTATGGTCTTCCAGAACTATGCTCTTTACCCCCACATGACAGTGGCAGAAAATATGGGTTTCGCACTCAAGATTGCTGGCGTGGGTAAGGAAGAACGCGCAGAACGCGTGCTCGAAGCAGCAAAACTTCTCGACCTCGAACAGTACCTCGACCGTAAGCCCAAGGCGCTCTCAGGTGGTCAGCGTCAGCGTGTAGCCATGGGACGTGCAATCGTTCGTAAGCCGCAGGTATTCCTCATGGACGAGCCTCTGTCCAACTTGGACGCGAAACTGCGTGTACAGACTCGTACACAGATCTCCTCCTTGCAGCGCCGCCTAGGCGTCACAACTGTGTACGTTACCCACGACCAGATTGAAGCGCTCACCATGGGTGACCGCATTGCTGTTCTCAAGGACGGTGTGCTTCAGCAGGTTGGAACTCCTCGTGACCTTTACGAACGCCCTGCAAACAAGTTCGTCGCAGGCTTCATTGGTTCTCCTGCGATGAACCTTCTCCCTTCAACTATCGTCAGCGGTGGACTGGAGTTCGGAAACGCTACTGCAAAGGTCGACGCAGAAGTAACCAAGAAGGCTACCGGTCCTGTCACCATCGGCATTCGCCCCGAAGACCTCATCGTTACCAAAGACAAAGGCCTCAAGGTCAGTGTCGACGTTGTTGAAGAACTCGGTGCAGATGGGTACCTTTACGGCCGTTCAACAATCAATGGTGAAGAGCTCATGGTTACCGTCCGTGTAGACGGTCGTAACCACCCTCTCCGCGGTGACGAAATCTTCGTTATGCCCGAAGAGAAGCACATTCACGTATTTGACGCTGCTTCTGGTGAGCGTCTCTCAGGAGCTGTAAAGCTATAGATCACACCACAATGTGATTCATTGTTGCCCGCGATCCGGATGCGATCGCGGGCAACAGTATTTCACCTGAGTATCAACAAGGACATTCAATGAGTGGGTCACTCAACATCACTGCGTCATCGGTAGAGCCCGGATTGCTCACCTTGCCGTGGAATATTCCTTTGGAGATGTGGCCAGATGACACGATCACAGCTCTTCCCAAAGGTATTTCACGGCATATCGTGCGCTTTGCTCAACTTGACGGCTACGTCATCGCGATCAAAGAAACCACGGACGAAATGGCGCAAAGCGAATACGAGATGCTCCGGAATCTTCAGAAAATTGATGTTCCCTGCGTTGAACCGGTTGCTGTTGTTCAAGGACGCAAAGATGAGCAAGGCAATCCGCTTGCTGCCGCATTAGTCACCAGGCACCTCAAATTCTCAATGCCGTTTAGGGCTTTGTATTCAACTACTTTGCGACCAGAAACGACCCAACGTCTCGTTGACTCTCTTGCCCTTCTCCTCGTTCGACTCCACAACGTTGGGTTTTTCTGGGGAGATGTTTCTTTGTCAAACACCCTTTTTAGGCGCGATGCGGGATCGTTTGCTGCCTATCTAGTCGACGCTGAAACAGGCCGACTTTATGACAACCTCACCCCGGGGCAGCGAGAACATGATCTCGAGATTGCTCGTGTAAATATTGCTGGTGAGTTGATGGACATTCAGGCAGGTGGGAAACTCGATGCTTCAATCGATCCAGTTGCGACGAGCGAATCCATCATGGCCTCTTATGACACTTTGTGGCATGAGCTCAACGATCCTGAGTTATTGAAACAAAGCGAACTGTGGCGAATCAACAAAAGAGTTCAGAGACTCAATGAGCTCGGGTTCGATATTGAAGAGCTTTCTATCAAGACAGATGAAGACGGTACACACGTCAAAATTCAACCCAAGGTTGTTGACTCAGGTCACCATGCCAGGCGCCTTCTCCGTTTGACGGGACTAGACACTGAGGAAAACCAAGCTCGTAGGTTGCTCAACGATCTAGACGCGTACGCTGCAACAGTAAGCTTGCTCAATCTTGATGAAGAAGTAGTGGCACATTTATGGCTTACCCGTGTTTTCGAACCCGTCATTAGGGCGGTGCCAGAAAATCTCGACAGCAAACTAGAGCCAGCTGAAGTGTTCCACCAGGTCCTCGAACATCGTTGGTTTATGTCCCAAAAACAAGGACGAGATGTCCCACTTAACGAAGCTGTCCGCGACTACATCGACAATGTGTTGCAGTATCGCCGTGATGAGGAAGTGGTCATCAATCCTCCAACTGGAGCATTCACTGCATCAATTGGCATCCACACCGACAGCATCGGTTTTGGTGCTGAGGATGGCCCTCCCCCTCCACGAGGAGCAGATGAGCCAGAAGTGGACTGGAGAGACTTGGTTTAGAGGACTTTCTTCACTACGGAGGATTTGAGCTGCATCTGACCAAAGCCGTCAACCTTGCAGTCAATGTCGTGACCGTTAGCAGCATCAGGAACTAACCGAATATTGCGTACCTTCGTTCCTACTTTGATGTCCTGGGGAAAGCCCTTAACCTTCAAACCCTTAATCACAGTGACGGTATCGCCATCAGCGAGAATATTTCCGACAGCGTCTTTGATAATTGACGAATCTAGAATTTGATCCTCGTCAGGGTTCCATTCGTGTGCACACTCAGGGCACACCAACAAGGCGCCCATTTCATAGGTGTATTCAGATGAACATGCAGGGCATGCAGGCAAAGCGTCAGCCATGATTCTCCATAAGTATTAGATTAAAAAATCCCCGCCTGAGGCGGGGATTCTGGTGGATCTGAGGGGACTCGAACCCCTGACCCCCTGCATGCCATGCAGGTGCGCTACCAGCTGCGCCACAGACCCTTGTTCTCTGAGCTAAAGCTCAGTGACAACTTGTTTAGATTACTACACCTCAGAGGGGCGTGCTAATTCGAGCGGAATAGTGGGGCAGTCTTTCCATAAACGCTCGAGCCCGTAGTACATGCGCTCTTCCTCGTGGAATACGTGAACTACAAGATCCCCGAAGTCCAAGAGAATCCATCGTCCTTCTGCGCGGCCTTCGCGTCGGATTGTTTTGACGCCGGCCTCAATCATTTTGTCTTCAATCTCATTAGAAATTGCGATGACATTACGCTCGTTACGTCCAGTAACGAGCAAGAAAATATCAACTAATGGCAAAGGTTCGGAGATATCCAGTGCAACAAGATCTTCTCCGCCCTTGTCATCTGCAGCAGAAGCAGCAATAGCGAGCAGGCGAAGAGCGTTTTCAGTAGCAGCCAATTAGAACAGTCCTAAGAAATAACCGGCAACGAATAAAGCCACCACTCCCACAGCCAAACCGGCAGCTGTTACAGAGAGGATGAAAGGTAGTCGTTCGTTCATACCACGAGGCGTTGTGACGACTGTGTTGGAGATGTTGTAGGCGCTGACAGCAGAAGCTGCACTGACGGGAGCCATTCCCTGTGTCGGTGCGGGCTGATCCTCTTCGGCAATGATGTCGACCTCAGAGGTGTCAATTGCTTCAAGTGCACCAGTTTGAGAGACAGAGGAGGGAATCAAAATTGAACCCGTGATGACTATTTCTCCGGTAGGAACAATCGGTGCAATGCTTCCGGTTGTTTCGGGAAGATTAGGCAAGATGAGAGTGTTGGGAATGATGGAGATAGAGCCAGTTGTTGCGGGCACGGCGCTGGCAAGATTGCCATTGTCGACACTTACTTCACCGGCTTCAACAACAGCTTCAGCTGCAGCAACAGCTTCTGCGATGGCAATAGCAGCAGTAGCCTCCGAAATAGTTTGGGGCTCCAACTCAAATTCAAGGTCATCATCGGCATCATCAGACTCATCCTCGAGTTCTTCGACTGGAAGATTCTCGTGTGTTGATGCTGGCTCGGAAGTTTCAGCAATAGTTAATGTAGCTGCGACAGTAGCTGCAGCAGCGACCTCTGCCTGCAGCTGCTCTTCACGTTTCTTTTCTTCAGCTCGCGCTTGTTCTGCACGGCGCTCAGCTTCAGCAGACTCTGCTGCACGACGTTCCGTTTCAGCGATCTCTGCTGCGACACGCTCTGCCTCGAGACGCTCAGATTCTGCTCGCTCGGCAGCTAGTTGTGCTTCAGTAGCTCGTGCCTCTTCCTGCTCAGTAGCAATAACTGCCGCCGCGGCAGCAGCTGAAACTGCGGCTTCTTGGGCTTCACGTTGTGACGCTTCCTTAGCAGCGAGCTTTTCTGCCTTGACGGCTGCGGATTGAGCTTTCTTTTCTTTGCGAGCTAGTTTGCGAAGTTCACTCTTTGTGGGGCCTGTTGACACATTGTCGGTGTTTGTGGTGAGCAGAGAATCAAAGCCGGTAACAACTTCACCAGTGTGTTCAGAAACAGTTGCCAGAGTTTCTTCAACTGCAGTGAGGGAACCTGAATCGAGAGCTGGGGAAACGACAAGAGGTTCAATGGGCCCAGTTTCTGCAGCTGTGACAGGAACTGAGATGGGAGGAACCGTGGTTTGAGGCTCGATAGCGACTTGTTCGACGGGAGGAACAGCAAGTTCAGGCCTACTGGGAATGGGTTGTGCGGCAGAAGGTGCTAGAACTACTTCCTCGGCGCGTGATATCTCTGCTTCTACCTGTGCTTGGGCCTTGGCGGCAGCTGCTTCTTCGGGGGTTATGACAGGCATTTGGCCAGTTGCAGCGATGTATTCGACAACAGCAGTGTCCGGATCAATCCCGCGTGCTTCTAGTTCACGTCGGGCTTTACGAGAGAGGTCGCCGAATTCGTTGAGGACGATCTCGGGGGTGTCACCACTCACGTTGTTCTCCGATACAAATTCTTCTTCTCGATGTATTCAGCTACTCCTGCTGGAACAAGTCCCTCGAGAGAGTGACCTGCCATGATTCGTTCTCGGCATAGCGTGGACGAGATGGGTAAAGCTGACATTTCTAGCAAGTTTACGCTGGGTGAAAGCTTTGTGGGGACTTCTACAGGTGTTCCGTGCCGTGACACGACAACTATTGTGGCCAACTGGGCTAATTGTTCGTAATTTTTCCAGGAAGTAATTCCAGAAAAGGCATCATCCCCGAGGATAAAAAAGAGTTCTGCGCCGGGGTATAACCTTGCAAGATCCGTGAGGGTATCTATCGTGTAAGTGGGGCCTTCACGTTCAATATCGACGCTACTGACGGACATGCGGTCTTGCCCGAGTAGAGCTATTTCAACCATCTCAAAACGTTCCGCCGCTGGTGTCTGGACAGTTTTTTGCCAGGGATCTCCTGCTGGTACAAACAGGACATAATCGAGCTGTAGTCGCTCTAAAACGGCCTGAGCTACAGCTAAATGGCCGTTTTGGGGCGGGTCAAAAGTGCCGCCAAATACGCCGATTCGTGTGGTGTGACCGAGGACGGTCATGAAAACTTCTTTAGTGGTGGGCGCCGTGATCGGATGCCTCAGACCACTTTTGACGGTGACGCGCTGCCACGTTCTTGTAGCTGTAGGTAACTAAGCCAAGGAAAGTGAAGAAACCAGCAGCGATGATTCCAAAAGCGATTGCTGGAAGTACGAGCGGAAAGGTTTCGTGACCTTCGGTGTTGGCAAGAATCTCTACTGCATTCATCGTTTCTCCGTATTAGTGGTGATAAATAAAGTCTAGTGGCGAATTTGCCCGGAACCGCGGACAATCCATTTTGTTGAAGTAAGTTCTGGAAGACCCATAGGGCCACGGGCGTGAAGCTTCTGAGTCGAAATACCCACCTCCGCGCCGAAGCCAAATTCTCCGCCGTCTGTGAACCGTGTTGAAGCGTTCACCATTACTACAGCAGCATCCACCTCGGCTAAAAACCGTTCTGCCTGCGCAATATTGTTCGTGAGGATGGACTCAGTGTGTTTGGTTGAGTATTTTCTGATGTGCTCGAGCGCCTCGCTCAAGCCAGCGACGACTTTAACTGACATCTCGAGGGACATGTGTTCAGTCGCAAAGTCTTCATCAGTGGCAGATCCCAAGCTAGAACAGAGAGTCTGTGCTGACGTATCGCCCTTGAGCGTTACACCAGCAGCTTCAAGCCGAGAAACAATGCGTGGAAGCAATTCTGAAGCAATTTTTTCATCGATGAGAAGTGTTTCCAAAGAATTGCACACACTCGGACGTTGAACTTTGGCGTTATGTACGATCTCCACTGCCTGATCGAAATCTGCTGATTCTTCGACATAAATATGCACAACACCAGCGCCAGTTTCAATAACAGGGACTTTGGATTCTTGAACCACTGCATTGATGAGGTTGGCACTTCCACGAGGAATAAGAACATCCACAAAGCCGCGTGCAGCCATGAGTTGCCTAGCACCCTCACGACCGAACTCATCAATTGTTTGAACTGATGCTTGTGGAAGCCCAACGGACTTCAGGGCTGATTGCATGAGCGCGACAGTTACCGTATTGGTTCCTTCTGCCGCATTGCCACCACGTAACACCGCTGCGTTACCACTTTTAAGGCATAACGCGGCAATGTCGACTGTGACATTGGGTCGCGCTTCATAGATTGCACCGATGACACCAAAGGGCACCCTCACCTGCGAAAGATGAATACCGTTAGGCATGTCATTTCCACGAACAACTACCCCGACTGGATCGGGAAGTGAAATAACGTCACGGACAGCTTGAGCTAGGGAAGAAAGCCGCTCTGGGGTGAAACGAAGTCGATCGAGCATGCCAGAGGACATGCCACTTGCCCCCGCCTTATCCATGTCCAAAGCATTTGCCTCGAGGATAAGGCTATGGTTTGCATCGATGGCGTCTGCAATTGCCTCAAGTGCCTTGTTTTTCTGAGCGGTGCTCAATGATCCTAAGACGCGAGACGCTTCTTGAGCAGACTCAAGCTTGATGAGGAGTTCAGGACTGAGTTGCGTATTCAAAGCGGACATATCCCCATGTTATCGAGCTCAGAGATGATCAATTTAGCTTGCGGCGTCGAACCAGGTTCCTACGTTTTCTCCACGCAATGCAGAAGAAACGAGTGCAGCATCCGTGATGAGCACAGATGTTCCGGATTGAGCAGCGAACTGTGCAGCAGCTGCCTTCGTTCCTGCGCCCCCACTTCCAACGCCAGCGGAGCCAACAGTTCCAAACACAACATGGTCAAGAAGATGACCAAAGGGTACGTTTTCAATACGTTGTGCACCGGGTTCATGAGGCGGTTTGGTGTAAATGCCATCGACGTCTGATAGCAACACAAGCACATCTGCTTGAACGAGCTGAGCAACAAGAGCAGCAAGGTGGTCGTTGTCACCAAAGCGAATTTCTTGGGTGGCAACGGTGTCATTCTCGTTCACGATGGGAAGTACGCGCAGTTCCAGCAATTTCTCCATCGCCAGTGCAGCGTTGGAGCGCGTTGAGTCGTTTTCGAAATCACCTGAGGTGAGCAATACCTGTCCTGCAACGATGTCGAAATTGTCCAAAAGCTCTTGGTATCGAACCATCAGCCTGCTTTGACCAACAGCAGCGGCAGCCTGCAGGGTTGGGAGATCTGTAGGTCGTGAAGTCAGATTGATGTACGGAAAGCCTGTCGCCATCGCTCCAGAGGAAACAAGAACAACCTCGGTTCCTCGACTGTGCATTTCTGCCAGTGCGTCCACAACAGTCTTGATTTGGTGAACATTTTCACCACTGATCGAGGAAGAACCGACCTTGACCACTACACGATGTGCACGAGGGATATCTTCGCGTGAACTAACTCTCATCTGCGATCTCTTCATCTACTTGCCAAATACCTGCATCACGTTCTCGAACGAGTTCGTCACGGGCTTCTTGTTTCGCGTCCATCAAGTCGTAATAAGAATCCCGGCGTTCCTTGTTGGTTCGACGATTGTTTTGATTCAACCTCTCGTCTGTTCCGCGAGGTCCTGTCATGAGTTCTGCCGCAGAAGTCATAGTGGGCTCCCAGTCAAAGACCAATCCGTTGCCTTCGCCAATGATGACGGTTGAACCTG includes these proteins:
- a CDS encoding DUF4032 domain-containing protein, which encodes MSGSLNITASSVEPGLLTLPWNIPLEMWPDDTITALPKGISRHIVRFAQLDGYVIAIKETTDEMAQSEYEMLRNLQKIDVPCVEPVAVVQGRKDEQGNPLAAALVTRHLKFSMPFRALYSTTLRPETTQRLVDSLALLLVRLHNVGFFWGDVSLSNTLFRRDAGSFAAYLVDAETGRLYDNLTPGQREHDLEIARVNIAGELMDIQAGGKLDASIDPVATSESIMASYDTLWHELNDPELLKQSELWRINKRVQRLNELGFDIEELSIKTDEDGTHVKIQPKVVDSGHHARRLLRLTGLDTEENQARRLLNDLDAYAATVSLLNLDEEVVAHLWLTRVFEPVIRAVPENLDSKLEPAEVFHQVLEHRWFMSQKQGRDVPLNEAVRDYIDNVLQYRRDEEVVINPPTGAFTASIGIHTDSIGFGAEDGPPPPRGADEPEVDWRDLV
- a CDS encoding zinc ribbon domain-containing protein YjdM, with the protein product MADALPACPACSSEYTYEMGALLVCPECAHEWNPDEDQILDSSIIKDAVGNILADGDTVTVIKGLKVKGFPQDIKVGTKVRNIRLVPDAANGHDIDCKVDGFGQMQLKSSVVKKVL
- the rsfS gene encoding ribosome silencing factor, producing the protein MAATENALRLLAIAASAADDKGGEDLVALDISEPLPLVDIFLLVTGRNERNVIAISNEIEDKMIEAGVKTIRREGRAEGRWILLDFGDLVVHVFHEEERMYYGLERLWKDCPTIPLELARPSEV
- the nadD gene encoding nicotinate-nucleotide adenylyltransferase, encoding MTVLGHTTRIGVFGGTFDPPQNGHLAVAQAVLERLQLDYVLFVPAGDPWQKTVQTPAAERFEMVEIALLGQDRMSVSSVDIEREGPTYTIDTLTDLARLYPGAELFFILGDDAFSGITSWKNYEQLAQLATIVVVSRHGTPVEVPTKLSPSVNLLEMSALPISSTLCRERIMAGHSLEGLVPAGVAEYIEKKNLYRRTT
- a CDS encoding glutamate-5-semialdehyde dehydrogenase, whose product is MSALNTQLSPELLIKLESAQEASRVLGSLSTAQKNKALEAIADAIDANHSLILEANALDMDKAGASGMSSGMLDRLRFTPERLSSLAQAVRDVISLPDPVGVVVRGNDMPNGIHLSQVRVPFGVIGAIYEARPNVTVDIAALCLKSGNAAVLRGGNAAEGTNTVTVALMQSALKSVGLPQASVQTIDEFGREGARQLMAARGFVDVLIPRGSANLINAVVQESKVPVIETGAGVVHIYVEESADFDQAVEIVHNAKVQRPSVCNSLETLLIDEKIASELLPRIVSRLEAAGVTLKGDTSAQTLCSSLGSATDEDFATEHMSLEMSVKVVAGLSEALEHIRKYSTKHTESILTNNIAQAERFLAEVDAAVVMVNASTRFTDGGEFGFGAEVGISTQKLHARGPMGLPELTSTKWIVRGSGQIRH
- the proB gene encoding glutamate 5-kinase gives rise to the protein MRVSSREDIPRAHRVVVKVGSSSISGENVHQIKTVVDALAEMHSRGTEVVLVSSGAMATGFPYINLTSRPTDLPTLQAAAAVGQSRLMVRYQELLDNFDIVAGQVLLTSGDFENDSTRSNAALAMEKLLELRVLPIVNENDTVATQEIRFGDNDHLAALVAQLVQADVLVLLSDVDGIYTKPPHEPGAQRIENVPFGHLLDHVVFGTVGSAGVGSGGAGTKAAAAQFAAQSGTSVLITDAALVSSALRGENVGTWFDAAS